In Microbacterium foliorum, the following proteins share a genomic window:
- a CDS encoding class I SAM-dependent methyltransferase, with the protein MDFPYSRLRRRPDVEADNLQAYDATDLLLVERALSLGVDGREIAVIGDEYGAITLALTSAGLDGIRVHQDLATGRRALVRNAAELDLTGFSSHELDATLLDGARLVLLQLPKALAELEEIADAVARWAAPDVVLVAGGRVKHMTIAQNEVLGRSFMQVQAERAERKSRLVVASAPRPVPAEPPFPVTARHDGLVLVAHGGAFAGARLDIGTRVLLEVLGLAGSQLSTDEPERTENAHESADAADSCCVVNGEESSPAPVVVDLGCGTGALAATYALAHPDARVIATDRSAAAVASAQATVAVNGVAERVTVMHDDAGSELADASADIVLLNPPFHLGSSVHTGAATRLFEAAARVLRPGGELFTVFNSSLGYRAELTRLIGATEQVHRTPKFTVTRSIRR; encoded by the coding sequence GTGGACTTCCCCTATAGCCGCCTGCGCCGCCGGCCCGACGTCGAGGCCGATAACCTCCAGGCCTACGACGCGACCGATCTGCTGCTCGTCGAGCGCGCGCTGTCGCTCGGGGTTGATGGGCGAGAGATCGCGGTCATCGGCGACGAGTACGGTGCGATCACGCTCGCGCTGACCTCGGCCGGACTCGACGGCATACGCGTGCACCAGGACCTGGCGACGGGGCGTCGCGCGCTCGTCCGCAATGCGGCGGAGCTCGATCTCACCGGATTCTCGTCGCACGAGCTCGATGCGACTCTGCTCGACGGTGCACGACTCGTGCTGCTGCAGCTGCCCAAGGCGCTCGCAGAGCTCGAGGAGATCGCGGATGCCGTGGCACGCTGGGCCGCGCCCGATGTCGTGCTCGTCGCGGGCGGTCGTGTGAAGCACATGACGATCGCGCAGAACGAGGTGCTCGGGCGCAGCTTCATGCAGGTGCAGGCCGAGCGCGCGGAGCGCAAGTCGCGGCTGGTCGTGGCATCCGCTCCCCGGCCGGTGCCGGCAGAGCCGCCGTTCCCTGTGACGGCGCGGCACGACGGCCTGGTGCTCGTCGCGCACGGCGGTGCCTTCGCGGGGGCGCGCCTCGACATCGGCACGCGCGTGCTGCTCGAGGTGCTCGGCCTCGCCGGTTCACAACTCAGCACGGATGAGCCGGAACGGACGGAGAATGCCCATGAATCGGCCGATGCGGCCGATTCATGCTGCGTTGTGAACGGCGAAGAGTCGAGCCCCGCCCCGGTCGTGGTCGATCTGGGCTGTGGCACCGGCGCACTCGCCGCCACATATGCCCTCGCGCACCCCGACGCGCGCGTGATCGCGACCGACCGATCCGCCGCAGCCGTTGCTTCGGCACAGGCCACCGTCGCCGTGAACGGTGTCGCCGAACGCGTCACGGTCATGCACGACGACGCGGGTTCGGAGCTCGCCGACGCGAGTGCCGACATCGTGCTGCTCAACCCGCCGTTCCACCTCGGCAGCAGTGTGCACACCGGAGCCGCGACCCGTCTGTTCGAGGCCGCCGCCCGCGTCCTCCGCCCCGGCGGCGAGCTGTTCACGGTCTTCAACTCGTCACTCGGCTACCGCGCCGAGCTGACCCGGCTCATCGGCGCGACCGAACAGGTGCATCGCACTCCGAAGTTCACGGTGACGCGCAGCATCCGTCGCTGA